In the Choloepus didactylus isolate mChoDid1 chromosome 3, mChoDid1.pri, whole genome shotgun sequence genome, AAAAACACTGGGGACagggtgtggggaggggcagtGAGATTGGCCTCAGATCTGCTCATCCACAAGGACAGCACTACCAAGTGGCAGAATTTCAGTACATCCCCATCTCCCTGCCCCTGATCGCAGGAGACCAAGTGGAAAAATTAACCTTGGACTGAATCCAGTCTGCCTGCAGCTGCAGCCGCAGTAGCCTTTTAAAAGCACACCTTTGATCATGCCACTCCCTGGATTAAATCGTTTCAAGGACCAGGATCGAATTCCAACAGCATCTCATGGCTTACAAAGCCCTTCAAGATCTGCCTGCCTCTCCCCGCTAACTGAAGCCATTCTGTTTTCCATGCTTGTGCTATTATGAGCTTTTAGCATCTTCCAGGACCTGGATGGCCACTGAGCCTTTCTTTATCCgcccttttctccctccctggaACACTCTCTTCCTATCACTCCCACCCCAAGATTCCTGCCTCACTAATTTCTCACTATTGCCTGCTGAGTTAAACTTTATGATTTCCATTAGAcatcatttccttcaagaagTCTTCTCTGTCCCCTCAAAGACTGCCCCCCTAGGTACTCCCTAGAATTCTCTGCTAAATCGTCTAACTTAAGGGACTGGTGTCCATTGGAAGCAACTTGAGGACAAAAATTATGCTTTCTTCATTTTGATGTCTCAGCTAAGACAGTGCCTGTCACATAAATAATGCCTAATAGACACTTGAatggataaagaagaaaatacacaaatgaccaaaataGGTCCTATTGTCTGCTGTTGCCAGGGTCCCATGCTTTGACAGATAGCACTTGCAAAAACTTTCAAATGAGTAATTTTAACTCCTTTAAAACatcattattatgaaaaatttaaaacacaaaactaaATAGAAAAAATCTAATGAGCCCCCgtgtacccatcacccagcttcaagtTATAAATGCTTTGCTAATCCTGTTTCAAATAttatccccccctttttttaattgcaaaattttaaagcaaatgtcatttcatccataaatgCTTCAATATGTATATCTCTTATGGGAACAGGTTTTGTGGAGGCTACAGGGAAAATTTGAATATGAACCAGACATtggatgatattttaaaataatagtaatttcttatttaaaataactactataGTTTTTCTCCGTGCTGCGGACTAACAATGGACACCCAGAAGGACGTGCAGCCCCCGAAGCAGCAGCCAATGATCTATATCTGTGGAGAATGtcacacagaaaatgaaataaaatccagGGATCCAATCAGATGCAGAGAATGTGGATACAGAATAATGTACAAGAAAAGGACTAAAAGATTGGTGGTTTTTGACGCTCGATGAAATGTGAATTCAGAGAAACATATTCGCTTGTAGTTGAATTTGCCATTAATGTTTTACATTGTTGTATAGCTTTTGGTTAGCGTATTTATCTTTATGAATACAACTACATATACACAatttcattttatctcatttttaaaattgtatttagatATCTGTTAATACTTTGTGTAGAGAAATTTGTGGGGTGTTTTTTAGTTCCATTACATGACTTATAATTTAGTTTCATTGTATATTTAATCTGACACATGGTAAGGTTAGAATTGCTTTTCCTAAACCATACTTTTAATCAAAACCTAGAATCACTGGGTCTTTTGTTAAAAGTACAGGTTTCTAGGGCACTTTGAGGGTCTGATTAAGTATGTTCTTTGGGAACTACTGTCCTCCATCACCAGTTTACAGAGTTTGCAAACTTTGCAGTGTTATTTGGTAGTGGGTATACTAATGTACTTGATGTCAGTGTGCATATATCATTTAGACTTCTGTTTTTCATGTATTACCTGATATATAGGACTTTCTGAATTTCTACATAATGCTTGATTAAGATcttgggagagagaagagaaattttaATCGTTTTTCTCTGTAAGGCAAAATCAACTCCAAGCAAAGTGAGTGAAGCAGACCGTTAGGTGCAGTTTCCTGAGTATAGTCATTCATTGTGGTCAaaaattctgctttcagaatataaaaaagaatgggGATTGGTTTACACTGAATTATtggataaatgtttaaaatattttgcctcCATCTTAAGAACATGGAATTGATTCTCACATCTGTACTCCATCTATTCCAAGATTTCATCATTATGGAATGTCATGTTGGCCtccttaacatttattttaaagattagatATATTCCAACTTTTAATAGCCATGTCTGTCTCTCTTTAAAAGAGTGCTTCCTTGATCTAGGCtttcctttatgatttttataattttgtgatTCTGTTATGTTCCTTTTTGACCTTATCCTTTTCACACAAGGGAATCCTAATATATGTACACTGTCTCCTTATGACAGCCccttaaacaaataaaccccaagTGTAATGTAGTTACACTTAACTGTTCTCATTCATCCTAGTTCTTTTGTGTATTCATCGTTTATTTGAGTATCATTATTTGTTTAATTAGGCAGATTGGTTTAATGGGAAAATATTACAACTGGAACTCAAGACCTATGTTTTCAgtcagtcacttaacctctttgtgcctcctTTAATTTGACCTCTTACCTACttggatatttttatgaaaaaaatgagaaaatagatgtaaaattgctttaaaaagatTCTTTTGAGTAGTACTCTgtaaatacaaaaatcagtacATTTGAGCTTGAAATTGATACATAACTTGTTCCCTATAAACTGCTTAACAACAACTGTGAAcactgaatggaaaaaaaaaaaaagtactgaatGGAACTTAAAATTGTAAGGTTCAGCCTTGCCTCTAATTAGCTTAATGATTTTGGGTAATTcggttcatttcttttttaacttcagTTTCATTGTCAATGTGGAGGAATTATGATGGTTGTTAAGGTAATGTGTTTTGAGATTGAAACTAAGGAACATTCATATATaacaaatgaaatcagaaatgaccAGCCCCAAgggataataaaatatataaagacatgGCTGAGGAGACATAAAAGCAAGTTGCTTTTTCCTCatatacacatgtgcacatacatctccacccttcccagtaTAAGTTGGAAGTTGCTCAAGGAGGAGTGTTGTCATTTGAGCAGAGGGATGAAGGATGAGGAGACAGTCTTTGGAAGGTAAAAAAGAGCATTTCTGAAGTAGTGAAAATAACCAATAGAAAAGCTCTGAGAAGTGAGCTTGTTCCCACTTCAGAATGACTGGAACTTGGTGAGGTGGGAGGGTGTAGGAAGAGACAAGGTGCAGAAGTAGGGAGGGGCCAGTTCACTTAGGGCCCTGTGATGGAAGCCACTGGAGAAATAAGCAGAAGAGTAACATGTTTGACACTTAAAAGGTCACTCAGGCTGTGGTGTGAGAATGGGCTGTACAGAGACAAGTGTGGCAGTGGGGAATCAGTTAGGAGCCATCTGTAATAGTTCAGACTGCTAATCATGGTGACTGGGCCGGGGTGGTAGCTGTGAAGGAGGTGAGAAGTAGCTGATTGtgagagagatgttttgaagTTGAACTGATAGGACTTACTGATGGATTGGTTAGTGGTCAAGAACTCAGTAAACAGTATGGGCTTTGACTTAAGGCTCTGGGTCCGGATACCCACATTGATTCTTGTTAGCTGGCTAGGTGACCTTACCAGACCTTTTttcccttatttgtaaaataggtgtgaaataatagcacctacttcaaagataatgttgtaatataaaatgaaataatccatgtgtggtggtttgaaattatatgtaccccagaaaaacatgttcttaaatttaatccatttctgtgggtgtgaacccattgtaagtaggaccttttggtgactacttcagttaatgtgtgacccacctcattcaaaatgggtcctaatcctcttaTTGAAGTCCTTcataggagaatgaaattcagacagagagatagccagggaagcaagaagctgaaatcatcaaaaccaagaagagaaggtggagaccagcagataccatcatgtgccttgccatgtggcagaggaaccaaggattgctggcagctggtcttcgggaagaaagcatcactttaatGATGCCTTGTTTCGGACATTTTCTCtgtctcaaaactgtaaactaataaattcccattttttaagacaatccatttcatagtatttgctggagcagcctaggaaacaaaaacaccatgTAAAACTCAGtctaataaatgttaactgttattttcaaaaaaaaaaaaaaaaaaaaaaaaaaaaaaaaaaataactactataactggggatggtagcacattattgttatTGAGCTATATAAGTCACTGTgattaaaaaaggaaactttaggatgtatatattactagaataaaaattaaaagttaaaacatagggctgtacagcacagtgaaacctattgtagacaatggactatggttaatagtacaagtataagaatgttctttcatgggttTTAACAAAAGTGggatactaatacaaggtggtagTAATAGACAAAAATAGAGTAATAGGGAAAAactacacctaatgtaaataatggacaattgaactattttaataacctttcattaattgtaacaaaggtaactactgttaaaaaatagtataattatttttgaaaagtactatcatcaataataacaaatgttccacaccaacgcaAGGTGTTATGGTGGGGTAgtgtacaggaatcctgtattttatgcatgattgttttgtaaacatacaacttctctaataaaaaaataataaccaccATACCATCATCACATCTAGCAAAATCACACAAATACTTTAATATCATTCAGTACCAAGTTCATATGCAAGTGGGAACACCTTTTACATTCGGGAAAGTGGCTGATTCTAAGCCTACAGGGAATgaacaagatgagcctggagcatctggTTGTGCCAGCAAGTAGGAACATGTTCAGAGAATGACAGGGACATGTCACAAGGACACAGAAGCCAATGTAAAGGTGGTCCCACTTGCAAATCTGGGAAATCTTGAATATTAAAGTAGATCATTACACTAATGGATTATAACCCATTGAATAATTCAAAATAGGTCTCCATGAGCCCCTtgtgatataaataaaaaatgtaattgagTTTGGTGAGGAACAGGATATTTTCATAGTTACAAACTATCTCCCCACAAAAATATCTATTAATTGCAAGGGGAAAAGACTAAATTTATAGCAAGAGAAGCCTGGAAAGACAAAAATTAATGGATCAAAGCTAATAACCCTGGTAATGGGACAGATAGAAATTATATGCCACTAAATCAGAGACCATAAGAGAAGCTTAGCATCACTACTATGATGTTCCTGACAAAGATGAATAACCTGAGTgtaataatgaaaacacaaacaacaTCAGACAAACTGaaattgagagacattctacaaaataacagGCCTAGAAACTTCAACAGGGAAAGTCTATGAAAGTCGAGGAAACACTGAGAAGCTGTTTAGActggaggagactaaggagataTGATAACCAAATATTATGTGAGAGTCTAGTCTGGGTCCTTTTGCTATAAAGAATATTGTTGGGACAACTGGCAAAATTGAATGGATCTTAGACTTAGATGTTATTAGGTATTGGGAGACAATTATCCATGGATCTCTCATGTTTATGCACATCTTATGAGCAGAGCCACTGATTTAACTGCCCTTTGTTCCAgattacatttgaaaaatatttgtatggCAAGTGGCATTGGAAGATGGAAGTAGAATCTCCCTCTGGAGGAAAGGTCAATTTTGCTTAGTGGTAGAAGATAGAAATAGTCTTCCTCCAGAGCAAAGGGCAGGTGTGCTTACGGcccatcatacagtatttggtttccctgagCTCAAGGCTTCTCACCCTCTCAGGCAACCCACATGTGTGTATGCAGTGATCTGAGACTATCCACATGGCTCCATGGAACTTGTGGACAAGGGAAACTGACGTAAGTATATACCGTTCATACCATTTGCTGTACTGTGAGTAATAAAGTCTTGTGTCTGCGAATCAGGAGACTCGTGTCTTGTGCTAGCATCCATTAAACTGTGGTGGGATAACTTTTCAAGATTGTAAGTAGGATGTtttcgtttcctaggctgcttaagcaaataccgtGAAATGGTTTGTCTtcaaccatgggaatttatttactcatggTTTGAGTCTGCAAAGAAGTCCAAATCCAGGTGttatcaaggcgatgctttcttcctgaagacagtgttctgggctggctgctagcagtccttggtccttagtttgtcacatggtaaggcacatggtgacgtctcctggtctttcccttctctctgggttctgttgatttcagcttctggctgcttcctctgtggctttctctttcattgtctgaatttcattctcttagaaaaagactccagtaataggatttagacccatcctgatagaggtgggtcacaccttaactgaagtagcctcatcaaaaggtcctacttacaatgggttcacatccacaggaatgattaactttaagaacatgtatttctggagtacatacagcccCAAACCATCACATAGGGCAAAATCTCAGACTCTTCATAGGTCTTAAAAATAATACATCAgtgttaattttctgattttaatggTTATATACCAGTTTAATGTAATTATGTCCTCATTTGTAGTTAATATACACTAAAGTATTTAGGAGTGATGGGACATCATGTCGGTAGGTTActgttaagggaaaaaaatatttggtactatacttgcaacttttctgtatgtttgaggttgttttaaattttttttttaagatttatcaGTGGGTTCAAGTGGTATTAGTCTGAGCCCTCCAATGTAAAGTTTCCCCATTAACTTCTTACCTAATGGTTTTGGCATCCATTGTTGATtagatccattatttcattagagATTCCGAAATGTTGATTTTTCTAATTCAATCATTCCTTCTGAATTTGCTAGCTGTACTTCttctataaagaagaattttcctcaTCAACTATTGGGTTGCcctgaaataaattttatgtaGGAAAAGCAGGAAAAATGCTTGATTCTCTCCCTTTATAAGATTTGTTGACCTGGAGGGGACaccaaaaattttgtttttgatagCTTGTTTGATTTATATGAActcataatttttatatatttagtgtTTTCAATCCATTGCAGTTATTATTCCTTTTGATGCTTAAATTGCCCATCCCAGGTCAGTGTAAGCCCCTTAAGTTGAATCTGGTGTCCTTTTGTCATGACTTCACTGGTCTTTGAttgcttccttgctttctggcacaaCATGTCAGGTTTGTCTTGTCCATTTCTTGCTCCAGACCTAGGATTAGCCATTTCTCTGAGTTTTGCCTCTAAAAGGTAGGGAACTGGTATTTAGACAATGCAACTGGAGAGCCAAAGGTTGGGCAAATTCCAAAGACAgtaacacaaaaggaaaaaataaaaagaagaaaaagaaaagcaagatgttaaaatgtgaTGAACATATGCAAAAGCTTGGAAGCTGTATTATGGATTCAGATAATCGCAAGACCTCAAGAAATACACACAGTGTTTCACCGTGACAAGATCAAAGATGCACATCCTGAAAGTTGTGGCAGCTCTGAAAAGGCTGGGCAGACACTACCTTGGTTCAAGCACAGGAAAAATGTTCCACAATTTGCAGAACCTACAGAACCTACAGAAACGTAGGTAACAAGAGCTTAGTTGAACTCCTTGATGAGTCTGAATATACTTCAAATGAGGAAATCTTTATCTCACAGAATATACTTCAAATGAGGAAATCTTTATCTCACAGGATGAAATATGTCATTTAGGGCTAATAACCAGTCTTTCTACAGCAACAGAGAACAATACTGAAGCATCTAAAGGAGAAGTTTAATAAATACTGCTGCTTATATGATCACAAGAAACCCATTTGTACTGGTTGGTTGACAACAGCTGGagcaaattaaataaataaatagctctgtctttcaattaaaaaaaaaactgggttaTCATTAATTCCTGGATTATCAGTGGGCAGAGATAggacattgttccagtttgctaatgctgtcattttgcaaaacaccagaaatggattggtttttataaagggggtttatttggttacacagctacagtcttaaggtcataaagtgtccaaggtaaggcatcaacaaagggtaccttcaccagagaaaggccattggcatctggaaaacctctgttagctgggaaggcacgtggctggtgtctgcttgctcccaggttgcgtttcaaaatggcattatccaaaatgtcagcatcagctttcaaaggccgttttccaaatttccttctaagctgcaacagcactgagttccttctgtttgtcagctcttttatatggctccagtgattcaattacaacccaccctgaatgggcagggtaacacctccatggaaattatccaatcaaaggtctcacccatggttgattgagtcacatctccatggaaacagtcaaaagattccaacctaatcaacactaatacgtctgcccccacaagattgcactaaagaacatggcattttgggggacataatgcatccaaattggcacagacaTATATACCAAATCATGAGGTCAGGCTGATATTTCCAACCCAAATTTTAGATTACAAGGTTTACCTAACAATTTGATTTTATCTTTCCCCACTTATTCTGAAAACCTTGGTTCCTATCAATGTGAACATAACTACTTACTTATTTATCTTATGCTGTATTGTACTTATAATATATGATGGGTGTGCTATAATAGTAATAATACGCCAACAAAACAAGTAGCATCAAGTCTACTAAATGCATTTTAATACTTCTTTGTGGTTTTTATCTGTCCTTTGAATAAATCTCACTAGTGAGGTGCAGTCAAAATAGTCGATTTTATAATCATTTGCTAGAGTGACCAATTTTCTGGTTTGCGCAGGACTGAGGGATTTCCCCAGAGatcagtcccaggcaaactgggagGACTGGTCAGCTTACTGGAAGTAATTATTTACTCTGTGTGGTTAGCCAACAACTTCATATAGaattagtttcattttttaaaaatttgttttaaatattttagggatttcttaaaaaaattttttttgatgtcAACATTTACATTGTTACAACACTAAAACCATTTGACAAGACACATTTGGAGAATTCCCTTTTCCATCCTATCTCCACCATCTTcttacctctctctctttctagaggtattcttttcattcatttttttctgtttattcttccagtgtttcatatttgaaaacataaacacaTGTGTGGGTATATATGTATAATCCTTTCTTACATAAAAGATAACTTTCTATAAACactattttcatatactttttataAAAGAATTCCCAGATTGGCATTTACTCTAGGACTGCAAAGCCATATACTGAAATAATCATAACTGTCATCCACAAAATAGTCATAAACCTAAACCtccagaaatagagaaaaaaaatccaagaagccAGGGACAGAATGATATTCATGAGCCAGGTTAACTGGAATGAAGCTTCCAAATTTTCTCCCTATACCACCTATAACATACCCCTAGCATTACCTCTCAATCCCAAATAGCTTTGAAAAATTGTTGCTGAGCTCAGACTTGGGACATTTGGAGATTTAATACAACAGTGTCTCAGCTGGTGATGGGAATTGCTTTCAGCTCCCAGCTGATGAGGTTGGGAAGTGGGTGATGAGAGGGGAGCAATAAGAGGCCTGTCCTTTGGTTCAGCATTGCAGTACAACTGTGCCAAGTGAAATGCACGTGGACTACTCAGCCTTGTGTTCCGACAGGCACATGAGTGGAGTCGGGGACATTTGCATGCTGCCTGCTTGACTGTTTAAGGATTCCACACAGGAGCTCTTCATACGGCATGTGCTCAGTAGCTCACGGGAGAAAGATTTGGGGGCTGGAAGAGGAGTGATTTGTGAGAttcaattatttctttgagtgtAAGAGAGGAACAGGCTCCCATCTCTTATTTATGAGGAGCCAGGCTCACCACTCGACAAATTGGGCCCAGCAGCCTGCAGACTGAACATGGGCCGTCTGTGGCTACCAGCAATCTGGGCAGGGCAGCCGTGATGTGTGGGCCAAGCTGGTAGCTTTCTACCTGCTATAATTTAAGAAAGCCACAAAGCTGCCCCCTTCCTCTCACACTTCCATCCTTCTTCCTTTGTATCTGGGGAGGACACTGTCTCCAGAGCTCTTTTAAACAACGAAGGGAGGACATCATATTCCCTCTTaccaggaaggaggaggaggtatGGAGGATCTAAATCAAGCCAGTGAGTGGGAAATTCAGATTCTGCATGTGGAGGTAGAAAAGTAGAGTGgccctggatttgaatcctgagtCATCTGTCCACAATGGGGATTTAGGTGAaagtttctcattctttctgaacttcagttttctcacctgtaaaatagaaaaacaaaacaaaacaaaaaacaggggtTCTACCTATCTCATAAAGTTATAAATcttaaaatcaacaaaccctgtAAAGCAGTGCACATAGTAAAGCTCAATATATGCTCAGTTAGAACAAAAGAAGCCTGGCTGAGAAGGGTTTATTATCAGCAGGATGATGACGGAGAGAAAAAGCAAGACATAATTAGGGAAGACAAATTtccccaacctttcacttttgcCCAACATCATCCATTCATTAATTACTGCCATTCAAATATGCAAGGAAGTATGCAACCTGATCTTTGGCTTCAAGAAGTTTATCATTCAGGGGCAAAAATCACAGAAACGGAAAATCTCACCAGGTGTGACTATCATCTACGCACTGACAACTCCCAAATGTTTACATCTAGTTTAGACTTTATTCATTAACTCTAGAATTACGGAATCGTATGAAGCTGGGCTTGAGTTTTCCATCCTTGCCTTTCTAGCTGGTGAATGAATCtctgcttcctcatttgtaaagtaagTTTAAGAAGATATGCCTTTCAGGCTTTTAAATGAGAACATTTAAGGCACCTACCTTGGTGCTTGGTACCTGGAAATGTTCATAAACCTTtgtccccttcccttcccataTCCTCATTCTTATGGGATACCCAGTAGGACTGTCAAACTTAACATGCCCCAAAGTAATTTCATTTAAGCATACCCTCCTCCTTTACTTTCTGACCCATTTACTGGCACTATCACTCTGCTCAGTAACCTGGAAATTATCCTTGATGCCTCCCTTTTCCTTAGCTCTTGCATCCAGGTTATCACGAAGCCTTGTTAATCTTCCCTGCCAATACAGTCTCAGATCTGTCACTATTTTGCCAGTGCTATTGCCACTGCCTTTGTTTGGGAAGGTAACATTTCTCATTTGAATTTCTCAGTGTTCTTCCAATGATCTCCCTACTCTGTCCTAAATCATGCCCTAACCTCCAGCCCGAAGCCTTTCCTCCACACTACCACCGAGTTATATTCTTCAAATCTGATCTTGTTATTCTGCTGCTTTGCATCTCTCAGTTGTTCTTTAACTAGCTAGATGGAACCGGGGTGTGTACCAGTATGGACTTGGAAAACATGGGGGAACTCCAGAGTGGTAAAATCTGATGTGCTAAATACAAGACACCACCCTAACTGTTGAGACAGGAAATAAGGGACACAAGGTAAAATATGGCAGCCAGGCTCAGACAAGACTCCCTGTTGCAGCTGTTTCTGCCGGGAGGACTGAGTCTTGAATTAATCATAAGATATGTCGCTATAGGAGAATTCAAACAAGATTATCCTCTGCTTTCTGAATCTAGGGCTGAGAACCACAGTTAGGCTTCAATCAAATGAGCAAAATTAGAGGGTTGCTGTGATCTTCCCTATCTTCTGAGGCCTGGGTTTCAGTAGGACAATCATTTATGAGTTCTTAACCACAACAGTGGGACTTGCAGTGGGAAATAATAGTTCCTTTCTTGCCTTTCTCCCATCATCCCTGAGTCGAGCATTCCAGTCACAAGTTTTACAGTTTCCCAAACACATCAGGCTGTGTTAATGCCTAGCACATGctgttccttatttatttatttatttatttattattgtgaCTGTTTGTCTTTCCCCCATTGGAACATaagctctgcaaaagcagtgctttgttttgtttatgctCTCTCCCCAGGATCTAGAATGGTATgtggtacacagtaggtgctcaataaatactcacGAAAGAACTAATGCTGTTTCTTATGTTTGTAATATACTTTCCCTTTGTCTGCCTCAGCTTCTACATTGCCTCCTTGGACaaattccccccaccccatctcacCTCCACCTCTCCCAATCCACTTCCTCCTGTTGGCCCTTTGGGTTTCTTCAATATTCCTCTAGACTGCACTTGTCCTGCCATTTACAATGGTTTCCTTACAAGCCGGTCTCCTCCAGGAGACTGTGGCATCACTGAGGACAGGGGTCAACTCCTGCTGATGTGAGGACCCTCAGTTCCTAGCACATTGTTCTGAGCACACCTCAGTAAAAGTTTGGGGAAACAGACAAGTGAGTACCCAGCTCTGCCTGGAGAGTATGGGAAGGTGGGGTCAGAGAAGGATTCCCAGAAGAGGTAAGGTCAAGAGAAGAGAGATTGGAGATGAgttttcaaggagatgaaaggaaAATCCAAG is a window encoding:
- the LOC119528615 gene encoding DNA-directed RNA polymerases I, II, and III subunit RPABC4; amino-acid sequence: MDTQKDVQPPKQQPMIYICGECHTENEIKSRDPIRCRECGYRIMYKKRTKRLVVFDAR